From one Dysidea avara chromosome 9, odDysAvar1.4, whole genome shotgun sequence genomic stretch:
- the LOC136265770 gene encoding uncharacterized protein, translating to MLSESVVGALRKGSTEDTVETIRFVEMMDCFFDCLNVNNFSTSKEKIKPFQSPYTSVKDFHLTWLQEEFRPYLTEWESNVRSMDIPIKEQNKKILSQETRYGIDVTGCGCVNK from the exons ATGTTGAGTGAATCAGTAGTAGGTGCCTTACGGAAGGGAAGTACAGAGGATACTGTGGAGACTATTCGTTTTGTAGAAATGATGGATTGCTTTTTCGATTGTTTGAATGTTAATAATTTCTCAACTTCAAAGGAGAAGATAAAACCATTTCAATCACCGTACACTTCTGTAAAAGATTTTCATCTTACA tGGCTTCAGGAAGAATTTAGACCTTACCTTACGGAGTGGGAGAGCAATGTACGCTCTATGGACATTCCTATCAAAGAGCAGAATAAGAAAATACTGAGCCAGGAAACTCGCTATGGTATTGATGTTACAG GTTGTGGTTGTGTCAACAAGTAG